From Polynucleobacter sp. MWH-Braz-FAM2G, a single genomic window includes:
- a CDS encoding CpaF family protein, which yields MSLREVYTEGALASVEYKADKNTKKAAAEAISVKSFVHGKLLEQMDLALLEKLSGNELKSHLKLGVEKIVREDNMLINEYDLARLVSDIQNEVIGLGPLEPLMADPTVSDILINNARSVYVERRGRLERTNTVFDNDDHLLKIIEKIVTRVGRRIDESSPLVDARLPDGSRVNAIIPPLALDGPSMSIRRFSEIPFGMADLIRNGSLTEQMALFLAGIVKAKTNLIISGGTGSGKTTLLNILSGYIPDHERIITIEDAAELRLQQPHVVRLETRPANIEGKGEIDQRLLVKNSLRMRPDRVVIGEIRGIEVLDMLQAMNTGHEGSMSTCHANTARDALVRLENMVGMAGLQVVQKSLRQQIASAISIVVQASRLSDGKRKIMSISEVIGMEGDVITMQDIFTFKQTGVGMDGAVVGKMAPTGIRPRIADKLSAHGVNLPDKIFEP from the coding sequence ATGTCACTCAGAGAGGTTTATACAGAAGGTGCGCTTGCATCGGTAGAGTACAAGGCTGATAAAAATACAAAAAAAGCTGCTGCTGAGGCTATTAGCGTTAAAAGTTTTGTTCATGGCAAATTGCTGGAGCAAATGGATTTAGCTTTGCTAGAAAAGCTCTCTGGGAATGAGCTAAAGTCCCATCTCAAATTGGGCGTTGAAAAAATCGTTCGCGAAGATAACATGCTAATCAATGAATACGATTTAGCACGTTTGGTTTCAGACATTCAGAATGAAGTGATTGGCTTGGGTCCTCTAGAGCCTTTGATGGCAGACCCAACCGTCTCTGATATTTTGATCAACAATGCTAGGAGCGTTTACGTAGAAAGACGTGGACGGCTTGAAAGAACAAATACCGTTTTCGATAACGATGATCACTTATTAAAGATTATTGAAAAGATTGTTACTCGCGTTGGTCGGCGTATTGATGAATCCAGCCCTTTAGTAGATGCGCGTTTGCCGGATGGCTCCCGCGTGAATGCCATTATTCCGCCTTTGGCCTTAGATGGTCCCTCCATGTCGATTCGTCGATTCTCAGAAATTCCATTCGGAATGGCTGATTTAATTAGAAACGGGTCATTAACTGAGCAAATGGCTTTGTTTTTGGCTGGCATAGTAAAGGCTAAGACTAATCTAATTATTTCAGGTGGTACGGGTAGCGGAAAAACAACCCTGCTAAACATATTGTCTGGTTATATACCTGATCACGAACGCATCATTACGATTGAAGATGCTGCGGAATTGCGTTTACAGCAACCTCATGTGGTCCGCTTAGAAACCCGTCCAGCCAACATTGAGGGTAAGGGTGAAATCGATCAGCGTCTGTTAGTGAAGAATAGTCTGCGGATGCGACCTGACCGCGTTGTGATCGGTGAGATTCGTGGTATTGAGGTGCTTGATATGCTCCAGGCCATGAACACTGGTCATGAAGGCTCGATGAGTACTTGCCACGCCAATACAGCACGCGATGCGTTAGTGCGTTTGGAAAATATGGTGGGCATGGCTGGTTTACAGGTCGTTCAAAAATCTCTTAGACAGCAAATTGCTTCTGCTATTTCTATTGTGGTACAGGCGTCGCGGCTTAGTGATGGTAAGCGCAAAATTATGAGCATTAGCGAGGTAATTGGCATGGAAGGTGATGTCATTACTATGCAGGATATTTTTACTTTCAAGCAAACTGGCGTTGGTATGGATGGTGCCGTGGTAGGCAAGATGGCTCCAACTGGTATCAGGCCGCGTATTGCCGATAAGTTGAGTGCCCATGGCGTTAATTTGCCAGATAAAATTTTCGAGCCTTGA
- a CDS encoding AAA family ATPase — MKIVIISNTEDEALILQKVISSFYGSDQLQHLARIDDALHLDRIDLPSTDIIIVDSDEVHDADVRAISAVAHGDAPHPPSFIYLASTTSHEELLRLIRGGVSDVLHRPIQPAEIRDAIDRIRSKRLHIGRTSKCKVLSFVSGKGGAGATFLATNLGYLLATEASKKVLYIDLHMQGGDASFYLTNTVATTTIADIVKSAELDSMMIAAATIPIETNYSLLPSPDSPEKAAGLTASNIDNLISVAMQDYDFIIIDLPHILDALTIKALDRSDLIFVVTQPIMTYLRAVAHMLHLFTRLEYDPSKVRMVLNRMDKVGMLSVARVEDSIQKNISLTVPNDFMNAVEAVNIGVSIIKNSPKSPISTALRGILGELVGEAVEEPQQKTFFQKILGQ, encoded by the coding sequence ATGAAAATAGTAATAATTTCGAATACGGAAGATGAGGCCCTGATACTTCAAAAGGTGATCTCATCTTTTTATGGCTCCGATCAACTTCAGCATTTAGCCCGCATTGATGATGCCCTTCATTTAGATCGAATCGACCTTCCGTCTACTGACATCATCATCGTAGATTCTGATGAAGTTCATGATGCTGATGTGCGTGCTATTTCTGCAGTTGCGCATGGTGATGCTCCTCATCCACCCTCATTCATTTATTTAGCATCAACAACTAGTCATGAAGAATTATTGCGCCTAATTAGAGGCGGCGTTTCCGATGTTTTGCATCGCCCCATTCAACCAGCAGAAATTCGTGATGCAATTGATCGTATTCGCTCAAAGCGATTGCATATTGGCAGAACCTCAAAATGCAAGGTGCTTTCATTTGTTTCTGGGAAGGGTGGCGCTGGCGCTACTTTTTTGGCTACAAATCTTGGGTATTTACTTGCAACAGAAGCAAGTAAAAAAGTTTTATATATCGACTTGCACATGCAGGGTGGTGATGCCTCTTTCTATTTAACTAATACAGTTGCTACTACCACCATTGCAGATATTGTGAAAAGTGCTGAACTCGATTCGATGATGATTGCAGCTGCGACCATTCCAATTGAGACTAACTATTCATTATTACCATCTCCTGATAGTCCTGAAAAAGCAGCAGGTTTGACTGCCAGCAATATTGATAATTTAATCAGTGTAGCTATGCAGGATTACGACTTTATTATTATTGATTTGCCGCATATATTGGATGCGTTAACTATTAAAGCATTAGATCGCTCCGATCTTATTTTTGTAGTGACACAGCCTATCATGACTTACTTACGTGCTGTTGCTCATATGTTGCATCTATTTACTCGTCTCGAGTATGACCCAAGCAAAGTACGCATGGTTTTAAATCGCATGGATAAAGTGGGGATGTTGTCTGTTGCACGGGTTGAAGACTCAATTCAGAAAAACATTAGCTTGACTGTCCCAAATGATTTTATGAACGCAGTAGAGGCAGTCAATATTGGTGTTTCTATCATCAAGAATTCTCCAAAGAGTCCAATTTCCACGGCGTTGCGAGGAATTCTGGGCGAGTTAGTTGGCGAGGCTGTTGAGGAGCCGCAACAAAAGACATTTTTCCAAAAAATTCTTGGTCAGTAA
- a CDS encoding type II and III secretion system protein family protein: MNLTTLNRSLKHLKETGVAYLTVCFLGMQLVAFPLAAQEVGSATKEVITASGAPSGPSSRDALSLAVGKSKAYKFKNPVARISVGNPAVADVMLVNPREVYFLGKKTGSTNVTLWHTNNQTTNLDLFVGGDTDYIIDLISGLLPNAKNIKATAAGESIVLSGRVADAETVQKAMSLTEHATGKKVLNMLSTNDLEQVLLEVKVAEIDRSIADALGIQAQGTNFSFNPLGAAALGFSATASAAVGAGSGFTQTWFQANMQSGLVKILAEPNIMAISGQQGEFLSGGTVYLPVPQTGSAGGTVITLQAVPYGVGVKFTPTVLADGKINLKVAPQVSQVSSTGVTVTAGGQTQVIPQILSRSASTTVQLYDGQSFAIGGLISNNVNEVISAFPWLASLPVIGALFRSSSFQSNRSELMILVTPRIVKPMSGKPVLPTDSYVQPSQAEFFLGGKLEGAKPVETQPPTSITPSVGSSDGK, translated from the coding sequence ATGAACTTAACCACGTTGAATCGTTCGCTAAAGCATCTCAAGGAAACTGGTGTCGCTTATTTAACTGTCTGTTTTCTGGGAATGCAACTCGTTGCTTTTCCATTGGCGGCTCAGGAAGTTGGCTCTGCAACCAAAGAAGTTATTACTGCTTCAGGGGCACCTTCGGGCCCATCTTCACGCGATGCTCTGAGCCTGGCTGTTGGCAAGTCCAAAGCCTATAAATTTAAGAACCCAGTAGCGCGAATCTCGGTTGGTAACCCTGCAGTTGCTGATGTCATGTTGGTTAATCCACGTGAAGTATATTTTTTGGGTAAGAAAACTGGTTCAACTAACGTAACTTTGTGGCATACCAATAACCAAACTACTAACTTGGATTTATTTGTTGGTGGCGATACGGACTACATCATCGATTTAATTTCCGGTCTATTGCCAAATGCAAAAAATATTAAGGCAACTGCCGCGGGCGAATCAATTGTTCTGAGCGGAAGAGTTGCCGATGCCGAAACAGTTCAAAAGGCAATGAGCCTAACTGAACATGCGACGGGCAAGAAAGTACTGAACATGCTTTCTACTAACGATTTAGAGCAAGTGCTTCTTGAGGTAAAGGTTGCTGAGATCGATCGCTCAATTGCTGATGCTTTAGGTATTCAGGCGCAAGGGACCAATTTCTCTTTTAATCCTCTTGGCGCGGCTGCATTAGGTTTTAGTGCGACTGCCTCAGCTGCTGTTGGTGCTGGATCTGGTTTTACTCAGACATGGTTTCAAGCGAACATGCAGTCTGGTTTGGTCAAGATTTTGGCTGAGCCAAACATCATGGCTATTAGTGGGCAACAAGGTGAATTTTTATCAGGCGGTACCGTTTACTTACCTGTTCCGCAAACTGGTTCAGCTGGCGGTACTGTTATTACCCTTCAAGCCGTCCCATATGGTGTGGGTGTGAAGTTCACTCCAACTGTTCTTGCTGATGGCAAGATTAATTTAAAAGTAGCTCCTCAGGTTTCTCAAGTTAGCTCAACTGGCGTTACCGTTACTGCTGGTGGTCAAACTCAGGTAATTCCGCAAATTCTCAGCAGAAGCGCCTCAACTACAGTCCAGCTTTATGACGGACAGAGCTTTGCTATTGGCGGGTTAATTTCTAATAATGTGAATGAAGTGATTAGCGCATTTCCATGGCTTGCCTCTTTGCCAGTTATTGGTGCTTTATTCAGAAGTAGTTCATTTCAAAGCAACCGCAGTGAGTTAATGATTTTGGTAACACCACGTATTGTGAAGCCAATGTCAGGCAAGCCTGTATTGCCAACCGACTCTTATGTTCAACCATCTCAAGCTGAGTTCTTCTTGGGTGGAAAATTAGAGGGTGCAAAACCTGTTGAGACTCAACCTCCAACTTCTATTACTCCAAGCGTAGGTTCATCTGATGGCAAATAA
- the cpaB gene encoding Flp pilus assembly protein CpaB: MNKNPMLLALVGAAIVGIIAVITAAIWLSSKTEEKQVITIVQSAVDIEAGTKLAPEQLTAIALPPGSPIPQGAIFNAGTVVNRLTKVRIVKGENILENMLVPITSSEDLSNDIPLGKRAFTIGINEISGVGGFASPGNYVDVIVSVKDGAALPISKTVVENVRVMAVAQSRSITDLSPKVGTTVTLEVTPEQAQKLDVARSLGTLSLTLRNRADKTSYAGAAASKNDLALTPNVYNDSASIEIIRGNIAPGSSADTSVMGGAASAIGGLINR; this comes from the coding sequence ATGAATAAGAATCCGATGCTCTTGGCATTAGTTGGTGCTGCAATAGTAGGTATTATTGCCGTGATTACAGCTGCGATATGGCTAAGTAGTAAGACCGAAGAAAAGCAGGTGATTACGATTGTCCAGTCTGCTGTTGATATTGAGGCTGGAACAAAGTTGGCTCCAGAGCAGCTAACAGCGATCGCCTTGCCTCCAGGCTCTCCAATTCCTCAAGGCGCAATCTTCAATGCCGGCACCGTAGTTAATCGCTTGACCAAAGTAAGAATCGTCAAGGGCGAAAATATTCTTGAAAATATGTTAGTGCCAATTACCAGCAGTGAAGATTTATCAAACGACATTCCGCTTGGAAAAAGGGCTTTTACCATTGGGATTAATGAAATTTCTGGTGTAGGTGGTTTTGCTTCTCCAGGCAACTATGTCGACGTAATTGTTAGTGTTAAAGATGGGGCGGCGTTGCCGATATCCAAGACTGTGGTTGAGAACGTGAGAGTTATGGCGGTTGCTCAATCTAGATCCATAACAGATTTGTCTCCCAAAGTTGGAACTACCGTAACCTTGGAGGTTACTCCTGAGCAGGCCCAAAAGCTGGATGTTGCTCGCTCCTTAGGAACACTGTCTTTAACTTTACGCAATCGGGCAGACAAGACTAGTTATGCTGGTGCAGCTGCTAGCAAAAATGATTTAGCGCTCACGCCTAATGTTTATAACGATAGTGCCTCAATTGAAATTATCAGGGGCAATATTGCTCCAGGTTCAAGTGCGGACACTAGCGTTATGGGTGGAGCAGCGTCAGCTATTGGTGGATTAATTAATCGATAA
- a CDS encoding prepilin peptidase, which translates to MLSPWGYLSLVSLLVVASWFDIRSRRIPNQLILLGILLGVMQNALGGSPGRFSFGFYGFLIGFGLMLLPYIFGWLGAGDVKLFAVVGLFLGPDNILDAAVYTAICGGVLAMLYIVITKVSKIRGISSNDPANKPTLPYGVAIFGGTLMALFFSAGEI; encoded by the coding sequence ATGCTGTCGCCATGGGGCTACTTAAGCTTAGTTAGCTTATTAGTAGTGGCTTCATGGTTCGATATACGATCTAGAAGAATACCCAACCAGTTAATTTTGCTGGGGATTCTTTTGGGGGTAATGCAAAATGCCCTGGGCGGTTCCCCGGGGCGTTTTTCATTTGGTTTTTACGGGTTTTTGATTGGATTCGGCTTAATGCTTCTTCCTTACATTTTTGGCTGGTTGGGCGCTGGGGATGTGAAGTTGTTTGCCGTAGTCGGCTTATTTTTAGGCCCAGACAATATCCTCGATGCCGCTGTTTATACGGCAATCTGCGGTGGTGTCTTGGCAATGCTTTATATTGTTATTACAAAAGTATCAAAAATTAGAGGTATTTCTTCTAATGATCCTGCGAATAAACCCACATTACCGTATGGAGTTGCTATTTTTGGTGGGACCTTAATGGCTTTATTTTTCTCTGCTGGCGAAATTTGA
- a CDS encoding Flp family type IVb pilin, giving the protein MLSLYVKASNFLSRLAKREDGVTAIEYALIAGAVVVAIYLLVQKIGTSTSATFSSINAAV; this is encoded by the coding sequence ATGTTATCTCTTTACGTTAAGGCTTCAAACTTCCTGTCACGCTTAGCCAAGCGTGAAGATGGCGTAACAGCAATTGAGTACGCTCTTATCGCTGGCGCAGTTGTTGTTGCAATTTATCTGTTGGTACAAAAGATTGGTACAAGCACTAGCGCAACATTTAGCTCTATCAACGCAGCCGTTTAA
- a CDS encoding TadG family pilus assembly protein, which yields MKFANQFLAKVKRFASDTTASMVMIFGAAAPVVIVTGGVGLDMLNVQMKENAATATMNSIGAFASALNTCTGKTGTDLQTCATNLQNSVNSYLTSIGQSGQLSVGVTTGYWCNGTTYSTTACSSNQTSVPAVQVQGTLSVDTKFLRLFGAATINKGILMTMVDDKITSIAGADICPAFALDDRVLVHPTAGRVTWDDKTNSARQLTQVSLSDGIGKSQSLNSETGTISLSNPYYLIDTGGGGRTTWASRETTSSTSTSPITPISAPTATDFDLGASKTYTVISYNQNFSASPSYFGKQVNDSRYGLVPTSDSGAPQMLKNLKMKEGSNCLALVVKDLGNGTVKVVGAHPVHIDTVCDGKRTYSGGKFTAKKPDGVTNEPNCTYDNGNTDRVDITIKYHIGEDRVADSDSWKPSDKNKHRGQSKGNSDNGYMMGMIGGSNRVEEKHSYQ from the coding sequence ATGAAATTTGCCAATCAATTCCTTGCTAAGGTTAAGCGCTTCGCTAGTGATACTACTGCGAGTATGGTGATGATATTTGGTGCTGCTGCGCCAGTTGTCATTGTGACTGGTGGTGTTGGGTTAGATATGCTCAACGTGCAGATGAAAGAGAATGCAGCGACTGCAACGATGAATTCAATTGGTGCATTTGCTTCTGCACTTAATACTTGTACGGGCAAGACGGGCACTGATCTTCAAACTTGTGCAACAAACTTGCAAAATTCAGTTAATTCGTATTTGACTAGCATTGGACAGAGCGGACAGCTGAGTGTTGGGGTTACTACTGGCTATTGGTGTAACGGTACCACTTACTCTACAACCGCTTGTTCTAGCAATCAAACCAGCGTGCCTGCAGTTCAAGTTCAGGGTACTTTGTCTGTCGATACAAAATTTTTGAGATTATTTGGTGCTGCAACCATTAATAAAGGTATCTTGATGACAATGGTCGATGACAAGATTACCTCTATTGCCGGTGCTGACATTTGTCCAGCTTTTGCTTTGGATGATCGTGTTCTTGTTCATCCCACAGCAGGAAGAGTAACTTGGGACGACAAAACCAATTCTGCTCGTCAATTAACTCAAGTGAGCTTGAGTGATGGTATTGGCAAGTCTCAGTCGCTTAACTCTGAAACTGGAACAATCTCGCTGTCAAATCCCTATTATTTGATTGATACAGGTGGCGGCGGTCGTACAACTTGGGCCTCTAGGGAGACCACATCATCGACATCAACAAGCCCAATCACACCAATCAGCGCGCCTACCGCAACCGATTTTGATTTGGGTGCATCTAAGACATACACTGTAATTAGTTACAACCAGAATTTTTCTGCATCTCCATCTTACTTTGGTAAACAAGTCAATGATTCTAGATACGGCTTAGTGCCAACCTCAGATTCAGGTGCTCCTCAAATGCTCAAAAACCTTAAGATGAAAGAAGGTTCAAATTGCCTAGCTTTGGTGGTGAAGGACCTTGGCAATGGTACTGTGAAAGTGGTTGGAGCACATCCAGTGCATATTGATACGGTCTGTGATGGCAAGCGCACTTATTCAGGTGGTAAATTTACTGCCAAGAAACCAGATGGCGTTACTAATGAGCCTAACTGCACATATGACAACGGCAATACCGACCGAGTTGATATTACGATTAAGTACCATATCGGTGAAGATCGTGTTGCTGATAGCGATTCTTGGAAACCTTCGGATAAGAATAAACACAGAGGTCAATCCAAAGGCAATAGTGACAATGGTTATATGATGGGTATGATTGGTGGATCTAACAGGGTAGAAGAAAAGCATTCATATCAGTAA
- a CDS encoding PilZ domain-containing protein: MKTGRQSSSQPQRRGAPRINSRLPIVIGNKTGMSTDISATGIGFEFDEHHEVGSVINFWVSLETPGGPLKLSCEAVVARAEKNGEKVMVGVKILNQSIEVLKDSEFLNKELHGDK; encoded by the coding sequence ATGAAAACAGGTCGCCAATCTAGTTCCCAACCACAAAGACGTGGCGCGCCAAGAATTAATTCGCGTCTGCCGATTGTGATTGGTAACAAAACTGGTATGTCGACAGATATTAGCGCAACGGGTATCGGTTTTGAATTTGATGAGCATCACGAAGTGGGCTCAGTAATTAATTTTTGGGTATCACTTGAAACACCAGGCGGTCCATTGAAATTAAGTTGTGAAGCTGTAGTAGCCAGAGCTGAAAAGAATGGCGAAAAAGTGATGGTAGGCGTCAAGATTTTGAATCAATCCATTGAAGTACTAAAAGATAGTGAATTTTTGAATAAAGAATTGCACGGAGATAAGTAA
- a CDS encoding GGDEF domain-containing protein translates to MRIDRRQSIANSALTKAVYTISGVVLLIMLISSVWTYYSINQILTISLERRDIALSKGVGIAVSDSIIRRDYSEMESKLRQVMLNQNILSILVADPSGTPLMYLKRPDINSEPAIIFDQTAIQTPIPSQEASQIITENDIPYVWSPITAGVRIGWVRMSISTNISDRILNTLRRNIVLSVVGLFLAVISILIYTIRHFFKGIEQHEIELIQTNKTLEEVAQIDALTGLPNRLSLNQRILAAMNDCVEEGGILAVCFLDLDGFKEVNDTLGHHTGDLLLIEVAKRLRAMVREQDSVIRLGGDEFVLLLGAQVTPDKSKVSLKRIIKALSKVYLLNGNRVEISASLGVTFYPFDNGTPEQLLEHADQAMYAAKRNGKNQWYFYQSTQKDLFEEVAPTERD, encoded by the coding sequence ATGCGAATTGATCGACGTCAAAGCATTGCCAATTCAGCCTTAACTAAGGCGGTCTATACGATTTCAGGCGTGGTACTGTTGATCATGCTGATCTCAAGTGTGTGGACGTACTACAGCATTAATCAAATTCTCACGATTTCCTTAGAGCGTCGAGATATTGCGTTAAGTAAAGGGGTTGGAATAGCGGTAAGCGACTCAATTATTCGGCGTGATTATTCCGAAATGGAATCCAAGCTGCGTCAGGTCATGCTCAATCAAAATATTCTTTCAATATTGGTCGCCGATCCTAGCGGCACTCCGTTGATGTACTTAAAGCGACCAGATATCAACAGCGAGCCCGCAATTATTTTTGATCAGACAGCTATTCAGACTCCCATACCATCGCAAGAAGCCTCTCAAATCATCACAGAAAATGACATACCTTACGTTTGGTCGCCCATTACCGCTGGAGTTCGTATTGGTTGGGTAAGGATGTCCATTTCAACAAATATCTCCGATCGCATTCTAAATACCTTGCGAAGAAATATTGTGTTGAGTGTGGTCGGTTTATTTCTAGCGGTGATTTCCATTCTCATTTACACGATTCGACATTTCTTTAAAGGTATCGAGCAGCATGAAATTGAGTTGATTCAGACTAATAAAACCCTGGAGGAGGTTGCGCAAATTGATGCACTCACCGGATTGCCGAATCGCCTATCCTTAAATCAACGCATATTGGCGGCCATGAATGATTGCGTGGAGGAGGGTGGCATTCTTGCTGTCTGTTTCTTGGATTTGGATGGCTTTAAAGAGGTAAACGATACCTTAGGCCATCACACTGGCGATCTTTTGTTGATTGAAGTAGCAAAGCGCTTACGCGCCATGGTTCGAGAGCAAGATTCTGTTATTCGCCTGGGTGGTGATGAATTTGTATTACTTCTGGGGGCTCAAGTTACTCCCGATAAATCAAAGGTTTCACTGAAGCGAATCATTAAGGCGCTATCAAAAGTGTATTTGCTCAATGGCAATCGGGTAGAGATTTCAGCGAGTTTAGGGGTGACCTTTTACCCCTTTGATAATGGCACACCCGAACAGCTTCTAGAGCATGCTGACCAAGCCATGTACGCTGCTAAAAGAAATGGTAAGAATCAATGGTATTTTTACCAAAGCACTCAAAAAGATTTATTTGAGGAAGTTGCGCCTACAGAGCGCGATTGA
- a CDS encoding phosphate/phosphite/phosphonate ABC transporter substrate-binding protein: MIFSPLIGATCLGDVSAKQTYSVYVVPQFSATEIYTAWAPFLEKIGLETKQCFDLIIPSTIPEFERVVITGKADYAYMNPYHEVIAYHAKKYNPILADGGRMLSGIVVVKSDSNIKTLADLRNATIAFPAPNAFGASLLIRASLTKAGIPFRAEYIKSHSNVYRAVIFGDYQAGGGIQATLQRERPEIKENLRVLYTTGAYRSHPIAVNPRVSVTAVDAFTNAVLGLKKDPAGRHLLEAIQISDPVRVSYQKDYKELESLGLGKFVVLDAN, translated from the coding sequence TTGATTTTTTCACCACTGATTGGCGCTACCTGTTTGGGAGACGTAAGCGCTAAACAAACTTACTCTGTCTATGTAGTTCCACAGTTTTCTGCAACTGAAATTTATACTGCATGGGCACCTTTTTTGGAAAAGATTGGTTTGGAGACAAAGCAATGTTTTGACTTAATCATTCCAAGTACGATTCCTGAATTTGAAAGGGTTGTGATTACTGGTAAGGCAGACTATGCTTACATGAACCCTTATCATGAAGTGATCGCATATCACGCTAAAAAATACAATCCTATTTTGGCGGATGGTGGCAGGATGCTCTCTGGAATAGTAGTTGTAAAGTCAGACAGCAATATCAAAACATTGGCAGATTTACGTAACGCCACCATTGCATTTCCTGCCCCCAATGCCTTCGGAGCCTCATTGCTGATTCGTGCTTCACTGACAAAGGCGGGGATTCCCTTTCGCGCTGAGTATATTAAGTCCCATTCCAATGTGTATAGGGCGGTGATTTTTGGCGACTATCAAGCAGGTGGCGGTATACAGGCAACCCTCCAACGTGAACGCCCTGAGATAAAAGAGAATTTACGCGTGTTGTATACCACCGGAGCATATAGATCGCATCCTATAGCTGTTAATCCACGGGTTTCAGTAACTGCGGTTGATGCATTTACCAATGCCGTATTGGGCTTGAAGAAAGATCCTGCAGGACGCCACCTGCTAGAAGCGATTCAGATCTCAGATCCAGTTAGAGTGAGCTATCAAAAAGACTATAAAGAGTTAGAGTCCCTAGGGCTTGGTAAGTTTGTGGTGCTAGATGCGAATTGA